AGATGGTGAATATGAACCTCAAACACAATTCATGAAAGCAACAGCAAAACATAGCCAGACCCCATCACATAGCTATGAACAGGAACGAAGGAAAGAGAGAGCTCACGGACTCCGAAGAAGCCCGAAGCCTAAGCGGATAGAAGATTTTGAATATTACGAATAGCTGCAGTTCTTACCTACACGATCGGAACAAGATTTCGGACTAAAGACAAATTCTTCCTCAAGAATTAAAAACCCAAGGATTATGATTAACAAGACAagttcaatatattttatttttttcgcTTATAACAACagacaacaacaataacaacaataatcaCCGCCACGCCCCCCAAACAGAGAGGCACCACGAGCCTGGGATCTAAAAGAAAACAACAACCACTACACGCTCGAgacaactatttaaaaaaaaaaaggaacaatttttttttgtaactCAATTTCATTCAACTAGGACAAGCTTGACAACTTACCGACGACCACTGGAAGATCAGACGTGACATCTGCTCCCATTATGAAGCGAGAAGGCCACGCCGAAGATTGGCTAAAGGCCGGATCAGTCGAAGTTTCAGGTGCTACAAGGAATCAATAGTGGAAAGAAGCATTATCACTGACATCAGACACGTCGGAATAAGAAAACGGacgaaaatagcaacaaaacaaaaaaaaaaagtTCCCACTTACAAGCAGTTGGGACAGTGATATGCGCTGCCATAGCCGTACCCCTAGCACCCTTGCTAGCGATATCCACAGCGGGTGCACCGGTCGTCAAGCTGATACAGACGCTGACCTTGCCGAAGCAAGTACACCTAGTGAGGTCACATGGCTAAAAGAAAAGATTCAATCCAAAATCGTCCACCGGCACGAACTACTATCTTCTAGTAATCACTCATACGCATATGATTAAAGAAATGGACTCACCGCTTCCGTGATGGGATATGGCCAACCCAACGACCAAAATATAACCAAGAAAAACGCAACCCCGTAACTGCACATGCTTTTCCT
Above is a genomic segment from Watersipora subatra chromosome 6, tzWatSuba1.1, whole genome shotgun sequence containing:
- the LOC137398536 gene encoding uncharacterized protein isoform X1, which encodes MCSYGVAFFLVIFWSLGWPYPITEAPCDLTRCTCFGKVSVCISLTTGAPAVDIASKGARGTAMAAHITVPTASPETSTDPAFSQSSAWPSRFIMGADVTSDLPVVVDPRLVVPLCLGGVAVIIVVIVVVCCYKRKK
- the LOC137398536 gene encoding uncharacterized protein isoform X2, with the translated sequence MCSYGVAFFLVIFWSLGWPYPITEAPCDLTRCTCFGKVSVCISLTTGAPAVDIASKGARGTAMAAHITVPTASPETSTDPAFSQSSAWPSRFIMGADVTSDLPVVVESISDSSPLGLQ